From one Nymphalis io chromosome 19, ilAglIoxx1.1, whole genome shotgun sequence genomic stretch:
- the LOC126775880 gene encoding 40S ribosomal protein S29, with amino-acid sequence MGHANIWYSHPRRYGQGSRSCRACSNRHGLIRKYGLNICRQCFREYAHDIGFKKLD; translated from the exons ATGGGTCACGCTAACATTTGGTATTCCCACCCCCGTAGATACGGACAGGGATCTCGTTCATG CCGCGCCTGCTCCAACAGACACGGACTCATTCGCAAATATGGTCTAAATATTTGCAGACAGTGCTTCAGAGAGTACGCACACGACATTGGATTTAagaaa CTCGACTAG
- the LOC126775911 gene encoding adipocyte plasma membrane-associated protein Hemomucin, which produces MGFLVGILKKIFKLIVYLAIIIAIILLIPNLPPYTKFTSIEIEPTQQLIGVLAPNTVLNNAEHLFKGKLLGPEAFQIYNGEVYTTLATGEIVKLSSGGHVTFVTKIGDPCTGLVQEHICGRPLGFVIDEKNKLMYVADAYHGIWKVNLVTDKKQLLVSPRVPISGRTPKIFNSVALGQNGDLYWTDSSSDYQLKDGVFSLFSDPGGRLFHYNSAKNESKVLLDDLWFANGVVTSPDNQFVLVAETSRFRIMKYYLNGPKKGKSEVFVAGLPGIPDNIRTLPDGSGVLISLYNALDEENPLIIRTLASTPLARKFITRLALLIELPFQFLSDQFHNHVFEEIVYKIGNFASVSHMAATMSGLIQIDWNGNIVASYYNTDGTIAHISDAIVFNDKLYTGCPHTQDYVGAVPAPPLLKKAFSSNRPVVKEQPKIKVEEIPKVSEQVPKQQQKTTQKQTEPKVVSKESEIKPKVTKDAEVKPKVVKKEAEVKPKVLTKESEDKPKVVSGEANKKPVVVPKEPQIKEPVKESKPTPKAPEVKAKVVPKEQVTKPKETDKKPSATKIKPDFKETETKVKPSKDADPKSKTESKVSGQTKTVPKQVKINSETKSEDVQKKSQNPDVKKQNTEEKTKSGESMPKPSTKQIPVEEKIPSDTAKPSKDTLKVIKKSGPQEIPHPNV; this is translated from the exons ATGGGGTTTCTTGTTGgaattttaaaaaagatatttaaattaatagtatatttagcTATTATTATAGCTATAATTCTTCTTATTCCTAATCTTCCACCGTATACAAAGTTTACAAGCATTGA gATCGAGCCAACTCAACAATTAATCGGAGTATTAGCGCCTAATACTGTTTTAAATAACGCAGAACACTTATTTAAGGGTAAATTACTGGGACCAGAAGCTTTCCAAATATATAATGGTGAGGTGTACACAACGCTTGCAACCGGCGAAATCGTTAAATTATCGTCAGGTGGCCATGTGACCTTCGTGACCAAAATTGGAGACCCTTGCA CCGGTCTCGTCCAGGAGCATATATGTGGACGTCCTTTAGGATTTGtaattgatgaaaaaaataaattaatgtatgtgGCTGATGCATATCATGGCATATGGAAGGTCAACTTAGTAACAGACAAAAAGCAACTTTTGGTTTCACCTCGAGTGCCTATAAGTGGAAGaacaccaaaaatatttaattctgtaGCACTGGGTCAAAATGGAGACCTGTATTGGACTGATTCTAGCAGCGACTACCAATTAAAAGATGGTGTGTTTTCTCTGTTCTCTGATCCAGGTGGAAG GTTGTTCCACTACAATTCTGCTAAAAATGAGAGCAAAGTATTACTTGATGACCTGTGGTTTGCGAATGGCGTGGTAACTTCTCCAGATAACCAATTTGTGCTGGTGGCAGAAACAAGCAGATTtagaattatgaaatattatttaaatggacCAAAGAAAGGCAAATCTGAAGTATTTGTTGCAGGATTGCCAG GTATTCCTGATAACATACGCACTCTTCCCGACGGTTCTGGTGTATTAATATCACTCTACAACGCATTAGATGAAGAAAATCCTTTGATCATCAGGACTTTGGCCTCAACACCTCTTGCAAGAAAGTTCATAACAAGACTCGCCCTCCTTATTGAACTTCCCTTCCAGTTTCTCAGTGACCAGTTCCATAATCATGTCTTTGAAGAAATCGTATATAAA ATTGGAAACTTTGCTAGTGTTTCTCATATGGCCGCTACAATGTCAGGACTTATTCAAATTGATTGGAATGGTAATATTGTTGCTTCATACTACAATACGGATGGAACCATAGCTCACATAAGTGATGCTATTGTCTTTAATGATAAATTGTATACTGGCTGTCCTCACACACAAGACTATGTTGGTGCTGTACCAGCTCCACCACTTTTAAAGAAAGCTTTCTCTAGTAACAGGCCAGTGGTCAAAGAACAACCTAAAATAAAAGTTGAAGAAATACCCAAAGTATCAGAACAAGTACCTAAACAGCAGCAAAAAACTACCCAAAAGCAAACAGAACCAAAAGTTGTTTCTAAAGAATCTGAAATAAAACCAAAAGTCACAAAGGATGCCGAAGTCAAGCCGAAAGTAGTCAAAAAAGAAGCAGAGGTAAAGCCTAAAGTGCTCACAAAAGAATCTGAAGATAAACCTAAAGTGGTTTCTGGAGAAGCTAATAAGAAACCTGTAGTCGTTCCCAAGGAACCTCAAATTAAAGAACCTGTGAAAGAATCTAAACCTACACCCAAAGCACCCGAAGTTAAGGCTAAAGTTGTACCCAAAGAACAAGTTACTAAACCCAAAGAAACGGATAAGAAGCCCAGTGCAACTAAAATTAAACCAGATTTTAAAGAAACTGAAACCAAAGTTAAACCATCTAAAGATGCTGACCCGAAATCTAAAACCGAAAGTAAAGTATCGGGACAAACCAAAACTGTTCCAAAACAGGTTAAGATAAATTCCGAGACAAAATCAGAAGACGTTCAAAAGAAATCTCAGAATCCtgatgtaaaaaaacaaaatactgaaGAAAAAACTAAATCAGGTGAAAGTATGCCTAAGCCTTCAACCAAGCAGATACCAGTTGAAGAAAAAATACCATCAGATACTGCCAAACCAAGCAAGGAcactttaaaagtaataaaaaaaagtggaCCTCAAGAGATCCCCCATCCTAATGTGTAA